The following coding sequences are from one Lolium rigidum isolate FL_2022 chromosome 6, APGP_CSIRO_Lrig_0.1, whole genome shotgun sequence window:
- the LOC124659243 gene encoding chitinase CLP-like: protein MSKPRPLLLAAAVSTLCVLASTVAGDGGKPLVTAITKDAATFLYSAPVIRNGQPGHQLVLDLSGPIIWSTCAADHRTLECNSVACMRAHRFHPPGCPHTGYGKPDDDNPYRCKCTAHPHNPVCGATVSGDVTRTALSANATDGRNPLRPVSFVAVTSCAPDSLLSKLPDGAVGVAGLARSGLSFPAQVAGTQKVAKTFALCLPRAGTGVAIFGGGPLFLIPAERPAITEMLAGDTPLRAYRGSPGYFISANKGIAVNQAKVPLPDHASLTIGLSSTIRYTELRRDVYRPFIRAFDQAMGQSARVTPPAAAAPFELCYDSSKLSSTRLGYFVPQVDLMLDGGKNWTVFGGNSMAQVDRHTACFAFVEMKEGKTGYGGRAAPAVVIGGFQMEDNLVVFDEEKQRLGFSGLLTGRGFSCSNFNFTMPA from the coding sequence ATGTCGAAACCTAGACCTctcctcctcgccgctgctgtctcgacGCTCTGCGTACTGGCGTCGACGGTGGCCGGCGACGGTGGGAAGCCGCTGGTCACGGCCATCACCAAGGACGCGGCCACCTTCCTCTACAGCGCCCCCGTCATAAGGAACGGGCAGCCGGGCCACCAGCTCGTCCTCGACCTCTCCGGCCCCATCATCTGGTCCACCTGCGCAGCTGACCACCGCACGCTGGAGTGCAACAGCGTCGCCTGCATGCGCGCGCACCGCTTCCACCCGCCCGGCTGCCCGCACACCGGCTACGGCAAGCCCGACGACGACAACCCCTACCGCTGCAAGTGCACGGCGCACCCGCACAACCCCGTCTGCGGCGCCACCGTCTCGGGGGACGTGACGCGCACGGCGCTCTCCGCCAACGCCACCGACGGCAGGAACCCGCTGCGCCCGGTGTCGTTTGTCGCCGTCACCTCCTGCGCGCCGGACTCCCTCCTGTCGAAGCTGCCGGATGGTGCCGTCGGCGTCGCCGGGCTGGCGCGCTCCGGCCTGTCGTTCCCGGCGCAGGTCGCCGGCACGCAGAAGGTGGCGAAAACGTTCGCGCTCTGCCTCCCGAGAGCCGGCACCGGCGTGGCCATCTTCGGCGGGGGCCCGCTCTTCCTCATCCCGGCGGAGCGGCCGGCCATCACGGAAATGCTGGCCGGCGACACGCCGCTCCGCGCGTACAGGGGGTCACCCGGCTACTTCATCTCGGCCAACAAGGGCATCGCCGTGAACCAGGCGAAGGTTCCCCTCCCCGACCACGCGTCGCTCACCATCGGGCTCTCCTCCACGATCCGGTACACGGAGCTCCGCCGCGACGTGTACCGTCCGTTCATCAGGGCGTTCGACCAGGCCATGGGCCAAAGCGCGAGGGTCACCCcgcctgcggcggcggcgccgttcgAGCTCTGCTACGACTCGTCCAAGCTGTCGTCGACGCGGCTCGGCTACTTCGTGCCGCAGGTCGACCTGATGCTGGACGGCGGGAAGAACTGGACGGTGTTCGGCGGCAACTCCATGGCGCAGGTGGACCGCCACACGGCGTGCTTCGCGTTCGTGGAGATGAAGGAGGGCAAGACAGGGTACGGCGGCCGAGCGGCGCCGGCGGTGGTGATCGGTGGGTTCCAGATGGAGGACAACCTTGTGGTGTTCGACGAGGAGAAGCAGCGGCTCGGCTTCAGCGGATTGCTCACTGGCAGGGGGTTCTCGTGCAGTAACTTCAATTTCACCATGCCTGCCTAG